One region of Cucurbita pepo subsp. pepo cultivar mu-cu-16 chromosome LG03, ASM280686v2, whole genome shotgun sequence genomic DNA includes:
- the LOC111790043 gene encoding cinnamoyl-CoA reductase 2-like, translating into MSIDTSAVSGQIVCVTGAGGFIASWLVKLLLEKGYTVRGTVRNPNDQKNAHLKHLDGANERLSLFRADLLDFESLKTAIMGCDGVFHTASPMTDDPEKMEEAIIGSKNVMTAAAKAKVRRVVFTSSIGAVYMNPNRSPDTVVDESCWSDLDFCKNTKNWYCYAKTVAEQAAWAVAEEKGVDLVVVNPMLVLGPLLQEAVNTSVVHIMKYLTGSAKTYVNAVQGYVDVRDVAEAHVLVYETPSASGRYICVESMLHRGELVDILAEYFPEYPLPTKCSDEVNPRKKPYKYSVEKLKSLGVEFIPIKQCIYETVRSLQEKGHLPLPSKLQQ; encoded by the exons ATGTCGATTGATACCTCTGCAGTTTCCGGCCAAATTGTGTGTGTCACCGGCGCTGGAGGCTTCATTGCTTCTTGGCTTGTAAAGCTTCTTCTCGAAAAGGGCTACACCGTTCGAGGAACTGTTCGAAACCCAAATGATCAAAAGAATGCTCATTTGAAGCACTTGGATGGAGCTAATGAGCGTCTGTCTCTGTTTCGAGCTGATCTTCTCGATTTTGAAAGCCTCAAAACAGCTATTATGGGCTGTGATGGTGTTTTCCACACTGCCTCTCCAATGACCGATGATCCC GAAAAGATGGAAGAAGCCATAATTGGGAGTAAGAATGTCATGACCGCCGCCGCAAAAGCAAAAGTTCGACGAGTGGTGTTCACATCATCCATCGGCGCCGTCTACATGAATCCTAACCGAAGCCCCGACACGGTGGTGGATGAGTCTTGTTGGAGTGACCTTGACTTTTGCAAGAACACCAAG AATTGGTATTGCTATGCCAAGACAGTAGCAGAGCAGGCAGCATGGGCAGTGgcagaagaaaaaggagtggATTTAGTAGTGGTGAACCCAATGTTGGTATTGGGGCCTCTATTGCAAGAGGCTGTGAATACGAGTGTGGTTCATATAATGAAGTATTTGACAGGGTCAGCCAAGACATATGTAAACGcagttcaaggatatgttgaTGTTAGGGATGTGGCGGAAGCCCATGTCTTGGTTTATGAAACTCCTTCAGCTTCCGGCAGATATATATGTGTTGAGAGTATGCTTCACCGTGGAGAATTGGTTGATATTCTTGCAGAGTATTTTCCAGAGTATCCCCTCCCAACCaa GTGCTCTGATGAGGTGAATCCCAGAAAGAAGCCTTATAAATACAGTGTTGAGAAGCTGAAGTCATTGGGAGTGGAGTTCATACCAATCAAACAATGCATATATGAAACTGTGAGGAGCTTGCAAGAAAAGGGTCATCTTCCACTTCCCTCCAAACTTCAACAATGA